A region from the Vicia villosa cultivar HV-30 ecotype Madison, WI linkage group LG3, Vvil1.0, whole genome shotgun sequence genome encodes:
- the LOC131662027 gene encoding uncharacterized protein LOC131662027: MEDRHLLEKKEASSEAVEKLQADTSAIQIEDQDKVAKAPNSGHDGSELDNKQDDISDAINNDGKEYSGDDKVETNKDSEAKIEETNLDDNSGGNDLAKEKDDNGDIESAHVNQKADEIPSEDSVLDPVFDGTEVPGMEVNRSTSTRKLEGDQDGPGVVEKAVALKNFVREKSAVAVSTMLRRLSGKSDDASVGNFDDESKEVSDTSEVNEPKLVSQKSVEKSAWNPLNYIKKSSDVGVDYTVPPIAMKGRIILYTKLGCQESKIFRLFLRTKRLRFVEINIDVYPSRKTELEKISGSTSVPKVFFNEILIGGLSELKNLDESGRLDEKIDYLITEAPLFETPSPPFSGEDDNSSSGAVDELALIVRKMKESIAVKDRLYKMRRFTNCFLGSDALYFLSEDQYLETPEAVEFARKLASKLFFRHVLDENLFEDGNHVYRFLDDDPTVVSQCHNIPRGIITFKPKPIAEIASRLRVLASAMFEAYAFEDGSRVDYTSLHGSEEFARYLRIVEELQRVEIWDLSREEKLAFFINLYNMMAIHAILILGQPDGALERRKIFGEFKYVIGGSTYSLSAIQNGILRGNLRPPYNLKKPFGAKDNRSKVALPYPEPLIHFALVCGTRSGPALRCYSPGKIDEELLDAARNFMRSVGLLIDLTAKTAYASKILKWYSIDFGKNEVEVIKHVSNYLDPADSEVLLDLLASSELKVTYQPYDWGLNC, encoded by the exons ATGGAAGATCGGCATTTGTTGGAGAAAAAGGAAGCTAGTTCTGAAGCGGTTGAGAAGCTGCAAGCAGATACTTCTGCAATTCAGATTGAAGATCAGGATAAAGTGGCGAAAGCTCCGAATTCTGGTCATGATGGCTCTGAGTTAGATAATAAACAGGATGATATATCGGATGCGATCAATAATGATGGGAAAGAGTATTCTGGTGATGATAAGGTGGAGACGAATAAAGATTCCGAGGCTAAAATTGAAGAAACAAATCTAGATGATAACTCAGGAGGGAATGATTTGGCGAAAGAGAAGGATGACAATGGAGACATTGAATCCGCACATGTGAATCAGAAGGCGGATGAGATTCCAAGTGAGGACAGTGTTTTGGACCCTGTATTTGATGGAACTGAGGTTCCAGGGATGGAAGTCAACCGGAGCACATCTACTCGTAAGTTGGAAGGAGATCAGGACGGTCCAGGTGTGGTTGAGAAGGCGGTAGCTCTTAAAAATTTTGTCAGGGAGAAAAGTGCAGTGGCTGTCTCCACTATGCTGCGCCGCCTTTCTGGAAAAAGTGATGATGCTTCTGTGGGTAATTTTGATGATGAAAGCAAGGAagtttcagatacctcagaagtTAACGAACCTAAATTGGTTTCTCAGAAGTCGGTGGAGAAATCTGCCTGGAATCCCTTGAATTATATTAAGAAGTCATCTGATGTTGGTGTGGATTATACTGTACCGCCAATAGCCATGAAAGGAAGGATTATTCTATACACAAAACTGGGGTGCCAAGAATCTAAAATATTTAGGCTATTTTTACGTACAAAAAGGCTTAGGTTTGTGGAAATCAATATAGATGTATACCCTAGTAGAAAGACGGAGCTGGAAAAGATTTCAGGATCTACCTCAGTTCCTAAGGTGTTTTTCAATGAAATACTTATTGGAGGCTTGAGTGAGCTAAAAAACTTAGATGAATCTGGAAGGCTTGATGAGAAGATTGACTATCTTATTACTGAAGCGCCATTGTTTGAAACGCCTTCACCACCTTTTTCTGGAGAGGATGATAATTCCAGCAGCGGGGCAGTTGATGAATTGGCTCTTATTGTACGCAAAATGAAAGAATCTATTGCTGTGAAGGACAGGTTGTACAAAATGCGCAGGTTCACCAACTGTTTTTTGGGTTCAGATGCTTTATACTTCTTATCAGAAGATCAATATTTGGAAACGCCAGAG GCTGTTGAATTTGCTCGGAAGCTTGCCAGCAAACTGTTTTTTCGACATGTTCTTGA cgAGAATCTGTTTGAGGATGGTAATCACGTGTATCGGTTTTTGGATGATGATCCAACTGTGGTCTCACAATGTCACAACATTCCTAGGGGCATTATTACCTTCAAACCGAAGCCTATAGCAGAAATTGCATCAAGGCTGAGAGTTCTGGCCTCTGCAATGTTTGAAGCCTATGCTTTTGAAGATGGGTCTCGTGTTGATTATACAAGTTTGCATGGAAGTGAGGAGTTCGCAAG GTATCTGAGAATAGTAGAAGAGCTCCAAAGAGTGGAAATATGGGATTTATCTAGAGAAGAGAAACTTGCTTTCTTTATTAATCTTTATAATATGATGGCCATCCATGCAATCTTAATATTGGGTCAACCAGATGGAGCACTAGAAAGAAGGAAAATATTTGGAGAGTTCAAATATGTTATAGGTGGCTCCACCTACTCACTTTCAGCTATTCAAAATGGCATATTGAGGGGAAACCTGCGGCCTCCATATAACCTTAAGAAGCCATTCGGTGCAAAAGACAATCGCTCAAAG GTAGCACTCCCTTACCCTGAGCCTCTGATTCATTTTGCTTTGGTATGTGGCACCCGATCTGGGCCTGCACTTCGGTGCTATTCTCCTGGAAAAATTGACGAAGAATTATTGGATGCAGCTCGCAACTTCATGAGAAGTGTAGGTCTTCTAATTGATTTGACTGCAAAAACTGCATATGCTAGTAAGATCCTTAAATG GTATAGTATAGATTTTGGCAAGAACGAGGTTGAGGTGATCAAGCATGTGTCGAACTATTTAGATCCAGCTGACTCAGAAGTGTTATTGGACTTGCTTGCTTCTTCTGAGTTGAAGGTGACATATCAACCTTATGACTGGGGTTTGAACTGCTAG